The DNA segment TGTTCGAGCAGCTTGTTGCGAGACTCGCGGCTGTCGAGGATGCCAGCGTTGGTTACGCCTGGGGCAAGCTTGGGCGGCCAGGGGCGCTGGTCGTCCAGTTCAAGCCCTACCAGCAACGCGCCGCTGGCATCTGACTCCAGTTGTCCCGGCTGGAAATGCGGCAGGGCATCTGGCGCCGCATCTTGTACGCCAAGGCGTTCGCTGCGCGGCATCAATGCATCGCGCAGTTGGGCATAGCCGGGCAGGCTCAAGTCCAGCGTCAAGCGCTCGCGACCTTGGCGCCAGCGCCACAGGCACAGCAGCGCCAGTAGCAAGCGCGGCAGCAGGCCGTACACCAGCACTACCCCGAGCAGCCAACTGGCCCAGGCCTGACGCGCCAGGTCGAGGGCCGGCAGCGTATCGCCGCTGGCGCGGATCATGGCTTCATCGGGCACGGCAAAGCCCAGCAACGAGGGCAGGGCGCCGAGGGCATGCGTGAGGCTGATGAAGGGCTCGGCGGCGAGCAGGGTGGTTTCCCAGACGAAGCCATAGCGCCGAGTCGCCAGCAACGCCAATAGCATCAGCAATGCGGCGATCATCGCCAGCAGCCACAAGCCATGGACCAGCGCGCCCAGTAGCCAGCGGTTGAGGCGCTGGCGCTGCAGCAGAATCAGTAACGCCGGCGCCAGTTGTGCGGCCTTGGCATCGCGGGCAAAGCGCTCGCTGAGCCATAGCCACAGGCGGCCCAGCACTGCGCCTTGTTCACCTGCGGTGGTGAAGCTCACGGCCCAGCCGATCAGCATCAGCAGGTTCAGCCCAAGCAGGCTGCCCAGTGCCCAGAACACATTCACCGGTCGTTGGCCATCGCCCAAAGCCGCCAGGCCAAGGCCTGCGCCGCTGAACAGGGCAAACAGCAGCAGCGCCAGCAAGGCCAGGCGCGCGCCCTGCTTCCAGTGGCGCAGGGCCTCGGCCATGCCATCGCGCTCGGCCAGCCACAGGGCGCGGCTCTCGATGCGTGCCGCCAGGTCGCCGCCCAGCTGGCGGGCACGGCGGTT comes from the Pseudomonas urmiensis genome and includes:
- a CDS encoding DUF2868 domain-containing protein; this translates as MEDLVTAPTPLDKRWLTEAVRLREEHAGPLEDQEANRRARQLGGDLAARIESRALWLAERDGMAEALRHWKQGARLALLALLLFALFSGAGLGLAALGDGQRPVNVFWALGSLLGLNLLMLIGWAVSFTTAGEQGAVLGRLWLWLSERFARDAKAAQLAPALLILLQRQRLNRWLLGALVHGLWLLAMIAALLMLLALLATRRYGFVWETTLLAAEPFISLTHALGALPSLLGFAVPDEAMIRASGDTLPALDLARQAWASWLLGVVLVYGLLPRLLLALLCLWRWRQGRERLTLDLSLPGYAQLRDALMPRSERLGVQDAAPDALPHFQPGQLESDASGALLVGLELDDQRPWPPKLAPGVTNAGILDSRESRNKLLEQLSRFPPARLAIACDPRRSPDRGSLALLAELARNAGATRIWLLQALPGQALDAARLGDWHEALDRLGLPHADTSPLTWLEHGHD